In the Balaenoptera acutorostrata chromosome 7, mBalAcu1.1, whole genome shotgun sequence genome, one interval contains:
- the SRI gene encoding sorcin — translation MAYPGHPGAGGGGYYAGGYGGAPGGPAFPGQTQDPLYGYFAAVAGQDGQIDADELQRCLTQSGIAGGYKPFNLETCRLMVSMLDRDMSGTMGFNEFKELWAVLNGWRQHFISFDSDRSGTVDPQELQKALTTMGFRLSPQAVNSIAKRYSTNGKITFDDYIACCVKLRALTDSFRRRDTAQQGVVNFPYDDFIQCVMSV, via the exons ATGGCGTACCCCGGGCACCCTGGCGCCGGCGGCGGCGGCTACTACGCAGGCGGG TATGGAGGGGCTCCCGGAGGGCCTGCGTTTCCCGGACAAACTCAGGATCCGCTGTATGGTTACTTTGCTGCTGTAGCTGGACAG gatggccAAATAGATGCTGATGAATTGCAGAGATGCCTGACACAGTCGGGCATTGCTGGAGGATACAAGC CTTTTAACCTGGAGACTTGCCGGCTTATGGTTTCAATGCTGGAT AGAGATATGTCAGGCACAATGGGTTTCAACGAGTTTAAAGAACTCTGGGCTGTACTAAACGGCTGGAGACAACACTTTATCAGTTTTGACAGCGACAGGAGTGGAACAGTGGATCCCCAGGAATTGCAGAAGGCCCTGACAACAATGG gaTTTAGGTTGAGTCCCCAGGCTGTGAATTCAATTGCAAAACGATATagcaccaatggaaagatcaccTTCGATGATTACATCGCCTGCTGCGTCAAGCTGCGAGCTCTAACAG ACAGCTTTCGAAGACGGGATACTGCTCAGCAAGGTGTTGTGAATTTCCCATATGATGAT ttcatTCAGTGCGTCATGAGTGTTTAA